The following coding sequences lie in one Musa acuminata AAA Group cultivar baxijiao chromosome BXJ1-8, Cavendish_Baxijiao_AAA, whole genome shotgun sequence genomic window:
- the LOC135588718 gene encoding DAR GTPase 3, chloroplastic-like, with translation MASLAPPLHSRPSLSPSLRLKKSCSPRVSATLVVSNVVAAETSLSWSSKEKLNLSSKWNQSPLQEIDWENLEVDLYHWTRPLRPVQWYPGHIAKTEKELKEQLKLMDVVIEVRDARIPMATSHPQMDSWLGTRKKILVLNREDMISAADRNAWATFFARQGIKVVFSNGQLGMGTMKLGRLAKSLAVSVNTKRRAKGLLPRPVRAGIVGYPNVGKSSLINRLLKRRMCPAAPRPGVTRELKWVHFGKDLELLDSPGILPMRISDQAAAIKLAICDDIGERSYDVADVAAILVQMLTRVPEVGSETLRKRYRIDLHDQCGKTFLQKLALQLFNGDVSQAAFRILSDFRKGKFGRVALERPPR, from the exons ATGGCTTCGCTGGCCCCTCCCCTCCACTCGCGCCCTTCCCTCTCCCCCTCTCTGCGCCTCAAGAAGAGCTGCTCCCCCCGCGTGTCCGCCACGCTCGTCGTCTCAAACGTG GTTGCTGCTGAAACATCCCTAAGTTGGTCCTCAAAAGAGAAACTCAATCTTTCAAGTAAATGGAATCAGAGCCCCCTCCAAGAAATTGATTGGGAAAACTTGGAGGTTGATTTGTATCACTGGACGAGGCCATTGCGGCCTGTGCAG TGGTACCCTGGTCATATTGCTAAAACGGAAAAAGAACTAAAGGAGCAGCTGAAGTTAATGGATGTTGTCATAGAGGTTCGAGATGCTAGGATTCCCATGGCTACTAGTCATCCTCAG ATGGATTCCTGGCTTGGAACTCGGAAAAAGATTTTAGTTTTGAATAGAGAAGACATGATATCTGCTGCAGACAGAAATGCATGGGCGACATTCTTTGCAAGGCAGGGAATAAAAGTTGTTTTCTCTAATGGGCAGCTTGGAATG GGAACCATGAAACTTGGGAGACTTGCAAAGTCATTAGCTGTTAGTGTGAATACCAAACGTAGAGCAAAAGGACTACTCCCTCGTCCA GTGCGTGCTGGAATAGTTGGTTATCCCAATGTAGGTAAATCATCTCTAATTAACCGTTTGCTGAAGCGAAGGATGTGTCCAGCTGCTCCTAGACCTGGAGTTACAAGAGAACTGAA ATGGGTACATTTTGGTAAAGATCTGGAGTTGTTGGACTCTCCTGGCATATTGCCAATGAGAATTAGTGACCAGGCAGCTGCTATCAAGCTTGCAATATGTGATGACATTGGGGAGAGGTCATACGATGTCGCTGATGTAGCAGCCATTCTCGTGCAAATGTTGACAAGAGTTCCTGAAGTAG GTTCAGAAACTCTTCGCAAACGCTACAGGATTGATTTACATGATCAGTGTGGTAAAAC atttcttcAGAAGCTTGCTCTTCAACTGTTCAATGGAGATGTTAGCCAGGCAGCTTTCCGCATCTTGAGTGACTTCAGGAAGGGAAAGTTTGGTCGGGTTGCCTTAGAAAGACCTCCCAGGTGA
- the LOC135588719 gene encoding myb-related protein 308-like, whose protein sequence is MGRSPCCEKAHTNRGAWTKEEDQLLIAYIKAHGEGCWRSLPRAAGLLRCGKSCRLRWINYLRPDLKRGNFTEEEDELIIKLHGLLGNKWSVIAGQLPGRTDNEIKNYWNTHIKRKLVGRGIDPQTHLPVHGGAATPGKALKPPSSAASPAEKERCPDLNLDLSMSLSFSSPTPSEVFAAADPAADATSSPTSAVPPRHAHAICLCYHLGLQSSETCSCQENPSHHVLRYYRPLEEGRHTH, encoded by the exons ATGGGCAGGTCTCCTTGTTGTGAGAAGGCACACACCAACAGAGGAGCTTGGACCAAGGAAGAAGACCAATTACTGATCGCCTACATCAAAGCCCATGGCGAAGGCTGCTGGAGATCTCTCCCCAGAGCTGCAG GCCTTCTGCGGTGCGGCAAGAGTTGCCGGCTTCGGTGGATCAATTACCTCCGTCCCGACCTCAAGCGAGGCAACTTcacggaggaggaggatgagctcATCATCAAGCTCCATGGCTTGCTCGGAAACAA ATGGTCTGTCATCGCCGGGCAGTTGCCGGGAaggaccgacaacgagatcaagaactactggaacacccacATCAAGCGCAAGCTCGTCGGCCGCGGCATCGACCCGCAGACTCACCTCCCGGTGCACGGCGGCGCCGCCACGCCAGGGAAAGCCTTGAAGCCGCCATCGAGTGCTGCCTCGCCGGCGGAGAAGGAGAGGTGCCCCGACCTCAACCTCGACCTCTCGATgagcctttctttctcttctccgacGCCGTCGGAGGTGTTTGCAGCGGCTGATCCAGCGGCAGATGCTACAAGCAGTCCTACATCAGCAGTCCCACCTCGTCATGCTCATGCCATCTGTTTGTGTTACCACCTGGGTCTCCAAAGCAGCGAAACTTGCAGCTGTCAAGAAAACCCTAGCCATCATGTTCTTAGATACTACAGACCCTTGGAAGAAGGGCGACACACACATTAA